A genomic segment from Dechloromonas denitrificans encodes:
- a CDS encoding cation acetate symporter → MTKFTKILAGLVALLAAGAAIAAGADLGNTQKQATNWTAIVMFGLFVGGTLYITKWAAGKTKSAADFYTGGGGITGFQNGLAIAGDYMSAASFLGISGLVFANGFDGLIFSIGWLVGWPVITFLMAERLRNLGKFTFADVASYRFSQTPVRIFAASASLVIVAFYMIAQMVGAGQLIKVLFGMEYVYAEVLVGVVMLMYVLFGGMTATTWVQIIKAVMLLAGATFMAVSVLLQFGFSPEALFAKAVEVHSKKDAIMGPGALIKDPISAISVGMALMFGTAGLPHILMRFFTVPNAKEARKSVAWATTWIGYFYILTFIIGFGAITNLVQNPADFYVGGELAKGLKGGGNMAAVHLAKAVGGDLFLGFISAVAFATILAVVAGLTLSGASAVSHDLYASVFNKNCSSEQELRVSKMATIALGLLAMVLGIAFEKENVAYMVMLAFTIACSSNFPVLFMSVLWKNCTTRGAVVGGFVGLVMAAVLTVGSASVWEAVLQNPKGSAWFPYNSAAIFSMTAAFVTIWLVSILDNSEQAQKERALYPSQQLRSETGLGASGASGH, encoded by the coding sequence ATGACTAAGTTCACAAAAATTCTTGCTGGCCTCGTTGCCCTGCTCGCCGCAGGCGCGGCCATCGCTGCGGGTGCCGATCTCGGCAATACCCAGAAGCAGGCAACCAACTGGACGGCCATCGTCATGTTTGGCCTGTTCGTCGGCGGTACGCTTTACATCACCAAGTGGGCCGCAGGCAAAACCAAGTCTGCTGCTGACTTCTACACCGGTGGCGGCGGTATCACCGGCTTCCAGAACGGCCTGGCCATCGCGGGTGACTACATGTCTGCCGCATCCTTCCTGGGTATTTCCGGCCTCGTGTTCGCCAACGGCTTCGACGGCCTGATCTTCTCGATCGGCTGGCTGGTCGGCTGGCCGGTCATCACCTTCCTGATGGCCGAGCGTCTGCGTAACCTGGGCAAGTTCACGTTTGCTGACGTGGCTTCCTACCGCTTCTCGCAAACACCGGTTCGCATCTTCGCCGCTTCCGCTTCCCTGGTCATCGTCGCTTTCTACATGATTGCGCAGATGGTCGGTGCCGGTCAGCTGATCAAGGTGCTCTTCGGCATGGAATATGTCTACGCTGAAGTGCTCGTCGGTGTCGTGATGCTGATGTACGTACTGTTCGGCGGTATGACCGCAACGACCTGGGTGCAGATCATCAAGGCTGTGATGCTGCTGGCAGGCGCAACCTTCATGGCCGTTTCCGTGTTGCTGCAGTTTGGTTTCTCGCCGGAAGCGCTGTTTGCCAAGGCGGTTGAAGTGCACTCCAAGAAGGATGCCATCATGGGTCCGGGCGCACTGATCAAGGATCCGATCTCCGCCATCTCCGTCGGTATGGCGCTGATGTTCGGTACCGCTGGTCTGCCGCACATCCTGATGCGCTTCTTCACCGTGCCGAATGCCAAGGAAGCTCGTAAGTCGGTTGCCTGGGCAACCACTTGGATCGGTTACTTCTACATCCTGACCTTCATCATCGGCTTCGGTGCTATCACCAACCTGGTTCAGAATCCGGCTGACTTCTATGTCGGTGGCGAACTGGCCAAGGGCCTGAAGGGCGGCGGCAACATGGCTGCTGTGCATCTGGCCAAGGCTGTCGGTGGCGACCTGTTCCTCGGCTTCATCTCTGCCGTGGCCTTCGCAACCATCCTGGCTGTGGTTGCCGGTCTGACCCTGTCCGGTGCTTCTGCCGTGTCGCATGACTTGTACGCTTCGGTGTTCAACAAGAACTGTTCTTCCGAACAGGAACTGCGCGTCTCCAAGATGGCAACCATTGCTCTTGGTCTGCTGGCCATGGTGCTGGGTATTGCCTTCGAAAAGGAAAACGTTGCCTACATGGTGATGCTGGCCTTCACGATCGCTTGTTCGTCCAACTTCCCGGTGTTGTTCATGTCCGTGTTGTGGAAGAACTGCACGACGCGTGGCGCCGTGGTTGGCGGTTTCGTCGGCCTGGTTATGGCTGCCGTGCTGACCGTTGGTTCCGCCTCGGTCTGGGAAGCTGTACTCCAGAATCCGAAGGGCTCTGCCTGGTTCCCGTACAACTCTGCCGCTATCTTCTCGATGACTGCAGCTTTCGTGACCATCTGGTTGGTGTCCATCCTGGACAACTCCGAGCAGGCTCAGAAGGAACGTGCCCTGTATCCGTCGCAGCAACTGCGTTCGGAAACCGGTCTGGGTGCTTCCGGCGCCTCCGGTCACTAA
- a CDS encoding response regulator transcription factor, whose product MRILIAEDDAIIADGLARSLRQGGYAVDWAANGLEADTALMTVSYDLLILDLGLPKLPGLDVLKRLRTRSSQVPVLILTALDGTGDRVKGLDLGADDYMVKPFELAELEARVRALTRRSAGTTPVIQCGSLSYDQVGRVAQIQGQTLDLSAREIGLLEVLLTRMGRLVSKDQLVDHLCGWGEEVSHNAIEVYVHRLRKKLESGGVKIATVRGLGYCLERPPSE is encoded by the coding sequence ATGCGCATTCTTATTGCTGAAGACGATGCCATCATTGCCGATGGCCTGGCCCGTTCCCTCCGACAGGGTGGTTATGCGGTCGATTGGGCAGCCAATGGTCTTGAGGCCGATACGGCCCTGATGACGGTTTCCTACGATCTGCTGATTCTTGATTTGGGTCTTCCGAAATTGCCAGGTCTGGATGTTCTGAAACGCTTGCGGACGCGCAGTTCGCAGGTTCCCGTCCTGATTCTGACAGCGCTTGACGGGACGGGTGACCGTGTCAAGGGGCTGGATCTCGGGGCTGACGATTACATGGTCAAGCCGTTTGAGCTGGCTGAGCTTGAGGCCCGTGTCCGTGCCTTGACCCGGCGTTCGGCCGGGACTACGCCGGTGATTCAATGCGGTAGCCTGAGCTACGACCAAGTCGGCAGGGTTGCGCAAATACAAGGGCAGACGCTGGACCTTTCGGCGCGTGAGATCGGTTTGCTTGAGGTGCTGCTGACGCGAATGGGGCGACTGGTCAGCAAGGATCAGCTGGTCGATCATCTTTGTGGCTGGGGAGAAGAGGTCAGCCATAACGCCATCGAGGTTTATGTGCACCGCTTGCGCAAGAAACTGGAATCCGGCGGCGTCAAGATAGCGACAGTGCGTGGCCTGGGTTACTGTCTGGAGCGGCCGCCCAGTGAGTAA
- a CDS encoding sensor histidine kinase N-terminal domain-containing protein: MSNPLQGGDTERSLFGEILDWMLAPLLFVWPLSIAFTHYFANNVANYPYDQALREHVAAITRQVKLVGGKPVLNLPASARALLRADETDNVYFHVVTQDGKLLAGDKELPMPPSSGDEAPLAGEIYLRDTEFNGQDLRIAYTYLAEPQMSRERWIVVEVAETTEKRTQLANKIVASVILPQFIIIPLAVMLVWFGLSRGLRPLTRLRQTIEARDPGDLSPIATRRVPEELEPLVEAFNEMLERMKKNVEAQQRFVADAAHQMRTPLTGLKTQAQFAIRETNPDALRHALRQIASGVDRAGRLVNQLLTLARTEGGEVAQQQHEVLDMSQLVRDTVEDWVMIAIDKGIDLGFEAEKGAMITGNAFLLRELAKNLIDNALRYTPSGGHVTCRVLHDQQHVVFEVDDDGVGISEEQSELVFERFYRVDDAASEGSGLGLAIVQEIAMQHDSRATLKPNPQGRGALARVVFVAWHPPPPPPPTPDDFSELYRQSPPIGS; the protein is encoded by the coding sequence GTGAGTAATCCGCTGCAGGGGGGGGATACCGAGCGCTCACTCTTCGGTGAGATTCTCGACTGGATGTTGGCGCCCCTCTTGTTTGTCTGGCCGCTCAGTATTGCTTTTACCCACTATTTTGCCAACAACGTTGCCAACTACCCCTACGATCAGGCGCTGCGCGAGCATGTTGCCGCAATCACGCGCCAAGTCAAACTGGTTGGCGGCAAGCCGGTTCTGAATTTGCCTGCCTCGGCACGTGCCCTGTTGCGTGCCGATGAAACCGACAATGTCTATTTTCATGTCGTCACCCAGGATGGCAAACTGTTGGCGGGCGACAAGGAATTGCCCATGCCTCCCTCGTCTGGTGACGAGGCACCTCTGGCCGGGGAAATCTATCTGCGAGATACCGAATTCAACGGCCAGGATCTGCGTATTGCCTATACCTATCTGGCCGAACCGCAGATGTCCCGTGAGCGCTGGATTGTCGTCGAGGTGGCTGAAACAACCGAAAAGCGCACGCAGTTGGCTAACAAAATCGTCGCCAGCGTCATTCTTCCGCAATTCATCATCATTCCGCTTGCCGTGATGCTCGTCTGGTTCGGTCTTTCGCGCGGCTTGCGTCCGCTGACACGCCTGCGACAGACCATCGAGGCACGCGACCCTGGCGACCTGTCGCCAATTGCTACGCGCCGCGTTCCCGAGGAACTGGAGCCGCTGGTCGAGGCATTCAACGAAATGCTCGAGCGCATGAAGAAGAATGTCGAAGCACAGCAGCGCTTTGTCGCCGATGCAGCCCATCAAATGCGTACCCCGCTGACCGGGCTGAAAACGCAAGCCCAGTTTGCCATCCGCGAAACCAACCCCGATGCCTTGCGGCACGCGCTGCGTCAAATTGCTTCGGGAGTCGACCGGGCCGGGCGTCTGGTCAACCAGTTGCTCACGCTGGCGAGAACGGAGGGCGGCGAGGTGGCGCAGCAGCAGCACGAAGTGCTCGATATGTCGCAACTGGTTCGCGACACCGTCGAGGACTGGGTGATGATTGCCATCGACAAGGGGATCGATCTCGGGTTCGAGGCAGAAAAGGGGGCGATGATTACCGGAAATGCGTTCCTGCTGCGTGAGCTGGCCAAGAACCTGATCGATAATGCCCTGCGCTACACCCCCAGCGGTGGGCATGTAACCTGTCGTGTGCTGCATGATCAGCAGCATGTTGTTTTTGAGGTTGATGATGATGGCGTCGGGATCAGCGAGGAACAGTCCGAACTGGTCTTTGAGCGTTTTTACCGCGTCGATGATGCGGCGAGTGAAGGCAGTGGCCTGGGGTTGGCGATTGTCCAGGAGATCGCCATGCAGCATGATTCGCGCGCTACTTTGAAGCCCAATCCACAGGGGCGGGGAGCGTTGGCTCGTGTCGTGTTCGTCGCCTGGCACCCACCGCCGCCGCCACCGCCCACACCGGATGATTTCTCGGAGTTGTATCGCCAGTCGCCGCCGATTGGCTCGTGA
- a CDS encoding ABC-three component system protein — translation MERSKYWDLCEYRLSVLCTRIEVRGKLNILNFHNHSENFYLHFLNELYGYKLTNMNEVQQNVEGIDLVDKENKIVIQVSSTATKSKINSALAKDLSSYKDYSFKFVSICKDASSLRANSYENPHNLIFNPAKDILDVPSLLSKIQGLKIVEQQAISRFLEDELDPNIRERFTETNLAAVINLIANEDLTDGYAADRPIPFNVDTKLEVNNLESAAMIIEDYKTHHHRVARIYEEFDTAGKNKSNSVLHALRTIYAKLSTKFSGDELFFNVVEQVIQRIQNSANFIEIPLDELEQYVNVLSVDAFIRCKIFKNPNEVKCAAS, via the coding sequence ATGGAACGTTCTAAATATTGGGATCTTTGCGAATATAGACTTTCGGTCTTGTGCACACGAATCGAAGTTCGTGGGAAACTTAATATTCTAAATTTCCATAATCACTCCGAGAATTTTTATCTTCATTTTCTTAACGAGCTTTACGGGTATAAGCTTACAAACATGAATGAAGTGCAGCAAAATGTCGAAGGAATTGATCTTGTAGATAAAGAAAACAAGATCGTGATTCAGGTCTCATCTACAGCTACGAAATCAAAGATCAATTCGGCATTAGCAAAGGATTTGTCGTCTTATAAAGATTACTCGTTCAAGTTTGTTTCGATCTGTAAGGATGCAAGTTCGTTACGAGCAAATAGTTACGAAAATCCACATAATCTTATTTTCAATCCAGCTAAAGATATTCTTGATGTTCCTTCGTTGTTGAGTAAAATCCAAGGGTTAAAAATTGTTGAGCAACAAGCGATATCGAGGTTTCTAGAAGATGAGCTCGATCCTAATATTAGGGAGCGGTTTACAGAAACTAATCTGGCGGCGGTTATTAATCTTATAGCGAACGAAGATCTTACCGATGGTTATGCTGCAGATAGACCAATACCTTTTAATGTTGATACTAAATTAGAGGTAAATAATCTAGAGTCGGCTGCGATGATAATTGAGGATTACAAGACACATCATCATCGTGTTGCTCGAATTTACGAAGAATTCGATACTGCAGGGAAGAATAAAAGCAATTCAGTTCTTCATGCGTTGCGAACTATTTATGCCAAGTTAAGCACTAAGTTTTCTGGAGACGAGTTGTTTTTTAATGTCGTCGAGCAAGTGATTCAAAGAATCCAGAATAGTGCAAATTTTATAGAAATTCCGCTA